One Trichocoleus desertorum ATA4-8-CV12 DNA window includes the following coding sequences:
- a CDS encoding tandem-95 repeat protein, protein MSLSFSDLFEESFYLANNPDVAQAVQAGSFSSGFQHFIQVGQFELTSAPSRAPSPLFNEAFYLANNPDVAAAVQAGSFSSGFQHFIEAGQFELSDSPTRLPSPIFDELFYLSNNLDVVEAVRSGTFSSGFEHFVRFGQFEVDSRFSRNPSLRYDERFYLDHNPDIAAAVANGSFASGFRHYILFGQAEGRSAVNTPPVIGIDSFSFNEDTISITPNLLTNDSDPNGDRLIISSFTQPGGGSLTNNNDGTLTYTPQPNFSGTDVFSYTISDTYGGIVSNTVTFTVNPINDAPVAGNDAVITNQDTTALINFANLLANDSDIDNNPLTITGVSRQPTNGTLTSGNGSFNYSPQAGFFGSDSFVYTISDGQGGLSSATVNLTVNLVNNPPVAANDSLAINEDTPGTINVLANDTDADRNPLTVTSFSSPTKGSVTNNNGTLTYTPNPNSNGTDSFTYIINDGRTGTSSATVNVTVNPVQDAPIAGNDTITTNEDTPFPFRFTDLTANDVDPDGEQIFLNGFTQPSRGSVVGNGDGTFTYNPAPNFNGTDSFTYSIRDSAGGSTTATVRLTVNSINDIPVATNDVVSATEDTALPISTATLLANDSDADGDPKIITGFSQARNGRVADNGNGFLTYTPGSNFSGSDSFTYTITDGRGATASATVNIAVAPVNDGPPVPGADGVTTNEDTAVLISGTTLLNNDTDPDPGDILSITSVGSPSRGSLTNSNNGTYTYTPNANINGTDSFTYVVSDGNGGTALGVVNLTIVSINDGPPVASPDSVTTDEDVASASFNVLANDTDAEGDLITLLSNTSPANGALTSSSNGTFVYTPRTNFNGTDSFSYTISDGNGGTASTTVRIVVNSIQDPLVANNDAITTNEDTRLSFSSNVLTANDSDGDGDPFSISTFSQPAQGSLSRNGTGAFTYTPNANFNGSDSFTYTIRDNVNGGTASATVNIVVNSANDAPIAVNDAIATNEDTPTLITIDPTLLGNDSDPDGDSLFITGFAQPSRGSLVDQGDGTYFYTPNSNISGTDSFSYTISDGRGGTATGVANITIAPVNDAPTARDDAYTVNEDGRISITGTNGVLRNDTDIDGDRLIVSVSDTNSVQGGTVVVNNNGSFTYQAPTNFSGTDSFTYTAADPSGDTGSATVIVTVNPINDRPTATPDAVTTNEEEAVTIDLTDNVSDVDGDVLTFATATNPRNGVVANNGDGTFTYTPNVDFFRSDSFTYTVNDGRGGTAASTVVITVDNVNDAPIARNDSFTTSEDPGSVTIPNVLANDTDVDRNLLSISSNSDPTNGIVVNNGDGTFSYTPNAEFNGTDSFTYVVDDGQGGTAEATVLLRVTPLNDAPTATAEDVSTAEETAIAINLLDNASDVDGDPLTFSVGTNPRNGTVVNNNNGVFTYTPRLNFFGSDSFTYRVNDGRGGTAFATVGINVGDINDSPIARNDSFTGNEDTAFTFSVVANDTDIESDALTVTEFTEAANGTLTNNNGTFIYQANENFNGSDSFTYVIDDGRGGTATASVNLTIRPVNDAPAANSDELVTNEDTLGNINVLVNDSDVDGDTFSVLSFTPATRGTVRNLGNGNFSYQPRTNFNGSDNFSYTIRDSRGATATSTVNVTVNSVNDAPIARNDSLTINEDAAATPINILVNDTDVDGDALTVINFTEATKGTLLLENGAFSYQPNANANGTDSFTYIIDDGQGGSASATVNITIRSLNDAPLAANDSLTLDEDTLGRVNVIANDTDADNTFSVLSFTQAARGTVRNLGNGNFSYQPLTNFNGSDSFTYTVRDAAGATANATVSVGVNSINDAPIARNDTLSINEDAAVTLINVIANDTDVDRDPLTIVSFTDAGKGTLIDNANGTFSYQPNANANGTDSFTYIIDDGQGGSASATVNLTIRSLNDAPLAVNDALTLDEDTTGSINVIANDTDADNTFSVLSFTQAARGTVRNLGNGNFSYQPLTNFNGSDSFTYTVRDAAGATANATVSVGVNSINDAPIARNNTLSINEDAAVTLINVIANDTDVDRDPLTIVSFTDAGKGTLIDNANGTFSYQPNANANGTDSFTYIIDDGQGGSASATVNLTIRSLNDAPLAANDSLTLDEDTLGRVNVIANDTDADNTFSVLSFTQAARGTVRNLGNGNFSYQPLTNFNGSDSFTYTVRDAAGATANATVSVGVNSINDAPIARNDTLSINEDAAVTLINVIANDTDVDRDPLTIVSFTDAGKGTLIDNANGTFSYQPNANANGTDSFTYIIDDGQGGSASATVNLTIRSLNDAPLAVNDALTLDEDTTGSINVIANDTDADNTFSVLSFTQAARGTVRNLGNGNFSYQPLTNFNGSDSFTYTVRDAAGATANATVSVGVNSINDAPIARNDTLSINEDAAVTPINVLANDTDADGDTLTIINFTDATKGTLQFNNGTFSYQPNANANGTDSFTYIIDDGNGGSASASVTINITSINDVPLAVNDALTLDEDTTGSINVIANDTDGDSDPITLFSFSQAARGVVRNNNGAITYTPNANTSGTDSFTYSITDGRGGTSTGTVNVTINPLNDAPLAVNDSVTTNEDTPATFNVFTNDTDVDGDSLIVINFTDPGKGSVTSTGNGSFTYTPNANANGSDSFIYIVNDANGGTAAATVNININPINDLPIAVNDSVTTSEDTTVTTVNVLLNDTDGDGDLLTISSSSQGSNGAVTDNGNGTFSYTPNPNFSGTDSFTYTISDGSGGTATATVNVAIAAVNDLPITGTDYFIVGEGVSRPISDANLLANDFDDDDLQSSLRIIGLASSPTNGSITRSNTGFNYTPRANFNGNDSFSYIVRDAQGGTSTGTVNLVVARDVDSRSSYSLNPDSNIENATTIPHASILNVAGDGTFDYYAFTAGGSTAILDIDFGAKPTGSIDTELFLFDQTGALVARNDNASTALGAGGSTSGLDAYIKASNLTAGQLYIVGVAQSGAGFSGGQIFGNPPNSGQTYNLHISVEGHPTSAF, encoded by the coding sequence ATGAGTCTCAGTTTCAGCGACCTCTTCGAGGAAAGTTTTTACCTCGCCAATAACCCTGATGTTGCACAAGCAGTCCAAGCAGGTTCTTTTAGCAGCGGCTTCCAGCACTTTATTCAAGTTGGACAATTTGAGCTCACCAGCGCTCCTAGCCGTGCTCCTAGCCCCTTGTTTAATGAAGCCTTCTACCTGGCTAATAACCCCGATGTAGCTGCTGCTGTCCAAGCAGGTTCTTTTAGCAGTGGCTTCCAGCACTTTATCGAAGCTGGTCAGTTTGAGCTGAGCGACAGCCCTACCCGCTTGCCCAGTCCCATCTTTGACGAGCTCTTCTATTTGTCCAACAACTTAGATGTTGTTGAAGCAGTTCGCAGTGGCACCTTCAGTAGCGGCTTTGAACACTTTGTTAGGTTTGGTCAGTTTGAAGTCGATTCGCGGTTTAGCCGCAATCCTAGCCTTCGCTATGACGAACGCTTCTACTTAGACCACAATCCTGACATTGCTGCTGCGGTTGCCAATGGTTCGTTTGCCAGCGGCTTCCGCCATTACATCTTGTTTGGGCAGGCGGAAGGCCGCAGTGCTGTTAACACTCCTCCTGTGATTGGGATTGACAGCTTCAGTTTCAACGAAGACACAATTAGTATCACCCCCAACTTGCTCACTAATGACAGCGACCCCAACGGCGATCGCTTAATTATTTCTAGCTTTACTCAGCCTGGTGGTGGCTCATTAACTAATAACAATGACGGCACTCTAACTTACACTCCACAGCCTAACTTCAGTGGCACTGACGTTTTCTCCTACACCATTAGTGATACTTATGGGGGTATAGTTAGCAATACCGTCACTTTTACTGTTAACCCCATTAATGATGCGCCTGTTGCTGGTAATGATGCAGTTATCACCAACCAGGATACGACTGCGCTCATCAACTTTGCTAACCTGCTAGCTAATGATAGTGACATTGATAATAATCCTCTCACTATTACAGGTGTCAGTCGCCAACCTACTAATGGCACCCTAACAAGTGGCAATGGCTCGTTTAATTATTCCCCACAAGCTGGCTTTTTTGGCAGTGATAGCTTTGTCTACACCATCAGCGATGGGCAGGGAGGACTCTCATCTGCAACTGTTAACCTCACCGTTAATTTAGTCAACAATCCACCAGTTGCAGCCAACGACTCCTTAGCCATTAATGAGGACACCCCAGGAACAATTAATGTTCTGGCAAATGATACCGATGCTGACCGAAATCCTCTCACCGTTACTAGCTTCAGTTCACCGACAAAAGGCAGCGTCACCAACAACAACGGCACCCTAACTTACACTCCTAACCCCAACAGCAACGGTACTGATAGCTTTACTTACATTATTAACGACGGCCGAACAGGAACCTCCTCAGCGACAGTTAATGTCACAGTCAACCCAGTTCAAGATGCGCCGATCGCTGGTAACGATACAATTACCACTAATGAAGACACGCCGTTCCCATTCAGGTTTACTGACTTAACCGCGAATGATGTTGATCCTGATGGCGAACAAATCTTCCTAAACGGCTTTACTCAACCGAGCCGAGGCAGTGTCGTTGGAAATGGCGATGGCACATTCACTTACAACCCTGCCCCTAACTTCAACGGCACAGACAGCTTTACTTACAGCATTCGTGATAGTGCAGGCGGCAGTACAACTGCTACCGTCAGGCTAACCGTTAACTCCATTAACGATATACCTGTAGCAACTAACGATGTTGTTAGTGCGACTGAAGATACTGCACTCCCCATTAGCACAGCCACCTTGCTAGCTAATGATTCTGATGCTGATGGAGATCCAAAAATCATTACTGGCTTTAGCCAAGCTAGAAATGGCCGCGTTGCTGACAACGGCAATGGATTCCTTACCTATACCCCTGGCTCCAACTTTAGTGGTAGCGATAGCTTTACTTACACCATTACTGACGGCAGAGGTGCTACAGCTTCGGCCACAGTCAACATTGCAGTTGCTCCAGTCAATGACGGCCCCCCAGTTCCTGGTGCTGATGGAGTTACGACGAATGAAGACACAGCGGTTCTGATCAGCGGTACGACTCTTCTCAACAACGATACAGATCCAGACCCAGGCGATATCCTTTCCATTACCAGTGTAGGTTCACCATCTAGAGGTTCACTTACCAACAGCAATAATGGAACCTATACCTACACCCCTAATGCCAATATCAATGGTACCGATAGCTTTACTTATGTAGTTAGCGATGGCAACGGTGGTACAGCCTTAGGGGTTGTCAACTTAACCATTGTCTCAATTAACGATGGTCCTCCCGTTGCTAGTCCTGATAGTGTCACAACGGATGAAGATGTAGCTAGCGCTAGCTTTAATGTCTTGGCTAACGATACAGATGCTGAGGGTGACCTGATTACCCTTCTCAGCAATACATCGCCAGCCAATGGAGCACTAACTAGCTCAAGTAATGGCACGTTTGTTTATACGCCAAGAACGAACTTCAATGGTACTGATAGCTTCAGCTATACCATTAGTGATGGCAATGGGGGGACGGCTTCAACGACCGTTCGCATTGTTGTTAACTCTATTCAAGACCCATTGGTTGCTAATAACGATGCAATTACAACTAATGAGGATACACGCCTTAGCTTTAGCAGTAATGTTCTGACGGCGAATGATAGTGATGGTGATGGCGATCCATTCAGCATCAGTACCTTTAGCCAGCCTGCACAAGGCAGCTTAAGCCGTAATGGGACTGGCGCGTTTACCTATACGCCAAACGCCAATTTCAACGGCAGTGATAGCTTTACTTACACGATCAGAGATAACGTCAATGGTGGCACGGCAAGCGCAACAGTCAACATTGTTGTCAACTCGGCTAACGATGCTCCCATTGCTGTTAATGATGCGATCGCAACCAACGAAGATACTCCCACTCTAATCACGATCGATCCGACGCTACTGGGTAATGATTCAGATCCGGATGGCGATAGCTTATTCATCACTGGCTTTGCACAGCCGAGCCGAGGTTCACTGGTAGATCAGGGAGATGGTACCTATTTCTACACGCCGAATTCTAATATCAGTGGTACTGATAGCTTCAGCTATACCATTAGTGATGGTCGAGGCGGCACTGCCACGGGGGTTGCCAACATTACGATCGCCCCTGTTAACGATGCGCCCACAGCGCGGGATGACGCCTACACCGTTAACGAAGACGGTCGGATTTCAATCACTGGTACAAATGGCGTCCTTAGAAATGACACTGATATTGATGGCGATCGCCTGATTGTTAGCGTTTCTGACACCAACAGCGTTCAAGGTGGAACTGTCGTTGTCAATAACAATGGTAGCTTCACTTACCAGGCTCCCACTAACTTTAGCGGGACAGATAGCTTTACCTATACGGCTGCTGATCCAAGTGGTGACACCGGTTCAGCTACGGTAATTGTGACCGTTAATCCCATTAATGATCGACCTACAGCAACACCTGATGCAGTCACCACAAATGAGGAAGAAGCCGTCACCATTGATCTCACCGATAACGTGAGTGACGTGGATGGTGACGTTCTGACCTTTGCCACAGCAACCAATCCTAGAAATGGGGTAGTCGCTAACAATGGTGATGGGACTTTCACCTACACGCCAAATGTTGACTTCTTTCGCAGTGATAGCTTTACCTACACGGTTAATGACGGTAGGGGAGGAACGGCTGCTTCTACAGTTGTAATTACTGTGGATAATGTCAATGATGCACCAATAGCTCGCAACGATAGTTTTACAACTAGCGAAGATCCGGGTAGTGTCACTATTCCGAATGTCTTGGCTAACGATACCGACGTTGATCGAAATCTCCTCTCTATATCAAGCAATAGTGACCCAACTAACGGCATTGTTGTTAATAACGGAGACGGCACTTTCTCGTACACGCCAAATGCCGAATTTAACGGCACCGACAGCTTTACTTATGTAGTTGATGACGGTCAAGGGGGTACGGCTGAAGCAACCGTTCTCCTAAGGGTCACACCTCTTAATGATGCACCGACAGCAACCGCTGAAGATGTCAGTACTGCTGAGGAAACCGCGATCGCGATCAACCTGCTAGATAATGCCAGCGATGTTGATGGTGATCCACTAACGTTCTCCGTAGGGACTAACCCTAGAAACGGTACTGTTGTCAACAACAATAATGGAGTCTTTACTTACACACCAAGGCTCAACTTCTTCGGCAGTGATAGCTTCACCTACCGAGTCAATGACGGTAGAGGAGGTACTGCTTTCGCCACCGTTGGCATTAATGTAGGGGACATCAACGACTCACCAATTGCCAGAAATGACAGCTTCACAGGCAACGAAGATACAGCGTTCACTTTTAGCGTGGTCGCCAATGACACTGATATTGAAAGTGATGCGTTGACTGTCACTGAATTCACAGAAGCTGCCAATGGTACCCTGACAAACAATAATGGCACCTTCATATATCAAGCCAATGAAAACTTCAATGGCTCTGATAGCTTCACCTATGTCATTGACGATGGCCGAGGGGGCACAGCGACAGCATCTGTCAATCTCACCATTCGACCCGTTAATGACGCACCAGCAGCCAATAGTGATGAGCTAGTCACCAACGAAGACACCCTTGGCAACATCAATGTCCTAGTCAATGATAGCGACGTTGATGGCGATACATTTAGTGTCCTCAGCTTCACTCCAGCGACTCGCGGCACAGTCCGCAACCTTGGTAACGGTAATTTCTCCTATCAACCTCGAACTAACTTCAACGGCTCCGACAACTTCAGCTACACCATTCGCGATAGCAGAGGTGCTACTGCCACTAGCACTGTCAATGTCACTGTCAACTCGGTTAACGATGCGCCTATTGCTCGTAATGACAGCCTAACGATTAACGAGGATGCTGCAGCTACTCCTATTAATATCCTCGTTAATGACACGGATGTTGATGGGGATGCACTGACTGTGATTAACTTCACAGAGGCTACCAAGGGAACCCTGCTCTTGGAGAATGGCGCCTTCAGCTATCAGCCGAATGCCAATGCTAATGGCACCGATAGCTTCACCTACATCATTGATGATGGTCAAGGCGGCTCTGCCAGTGCCACAGTAAACATCACCATTCGCTCCCTCAACGATGCGCCTCTGGCAGCTAACGACAGCTTGACGCTGGACGAAGACACTCTAGGCAGAGTTAACGTCATTGCTAATGACACCGATGCAGATAACACCTTCAGCGTCCTCAGCTTCACTCAAGCGGCTCGCGGCACGGTGAGGAACCTGGGCAATGGCAACTTCTCCTATCAACCTCTGACCAACTTCAACGGTTCTGATAGCTTCACCTACACCGTCCGAGATGCAGCAGGAGCAACGGCCAATGCCACGGTCAGTGTCGGAGTCAACTCGATTAACGATGCCCCCATTGCTCGCAATGACACCCTGAGCATCAACGAGGATGCAGCTGTAACTCTAATTAATGTCATTGCCAATGACACCGATGTAGACCGTGACCCCCTCACCATCGTCAGCTTCACTGATGCTGGCAAAGGCACCCTGATTGACAACGCCAACGGCACCTTCAGTTATCAGCCGAATGCCAATGCTAACGGCACCGATAGCTTCACCTACATCATTGATGATGGTCAAGGCGGCTCTGCCAGTGCCACAGTGAACCTCACCATTCGCTCCCTCAACGATGCGCCTCTGGCCGTCAATGATGCGCTGACCCTAGATGAAGACACCACAGGCAGCATCAACGTCATTGCCAATGACACCGATGCAGATAACACCTTCAGTGTCCTCAGCTTCACTCAAGCGGCTCGCGGTACGGTGAGAAACCTGGGCAATGGCAACTTCTCCTACCAGCCTCTGACCAACTTCAACGGCTCTGATAGCTTCACCTACACCGTCCGAGATGCAGCAGGAGCAACGGCCAATGCCACGGTCAGCGTCGGAGTCAACTCGATTAACGATGCCCCTATTGCTCGCAATAACACCCTGAGCATCAACGAGGATGCAGCTGTAACTCTGATTAATGTCATTGCCAATGACACAGATGTAGACCGTGACCCCCTCACCATCGTCAGCTTCACAGATGCTGGCAAGGGCACCCTGATTGACAACGCCAACGGCACCTTCAGCTACCAGCCGAATGCCAATGCTAACGGCACCGACAGCTTCACCTACATCATTGATGATGGTCAAGGCGGCTCTGCCAGTGCCACGGTGAACCTCACCATTCGCTCCCTCAACGATGCGCCTCTGGCAGCTAACGACAGCTTGACGCTGGACGAAGACACTCTAGGCAGAGTTAACGTCATTGCTAATGACACCGATGCAGATAACACCTTCAGCGTCCTCAGCTTCACTCAAGCGGCTCGCGGCACAGTCCGCAACCTTGGTAACGGTAATTTCTCCTATCAACCTCTGACCAACTTCAACGGCTCTGATAGCTTCACCTACACCGTCCGAGATGCAGCAGGAGCAACGGCCAATGCCACGGTCAGCGTCGGAGTCAACTCGATTAACGATGCCCCCATTGCTCGCAATGACACCCTGAGCATCAACGAGGATGCAGCTGTAACTCTGATTAATGTCATTGCCAATGACACAGATGTAGACCGTGACCCCCTCACCATCGTCAGCTTCACAGATGCTGGCAAGGGCACCCTGATTGACAACGCCAACGGCACCTTCAGTTATCAGCCGAATGCCAATGCTAACGGCACCGATAGCTTCACCTACATCATTGATGATGGTCAAGGCGGCTCTGCCAGTGCCACAGTGAACCTCACCATTCGCTCCCTCAACGATGCGCCTCTGGCCGTCAATGATGCGCTGACCCTAGATGAAGACACCACAGGCAGCATCAACGTCATTGCCAATGACACCGATGCAGATAACACCTTCAGTGTCCTCAGCTTCACTCAAGCGGCTCGCGGTACGGTGAGAAACCTGGGCAATGGCAACTTCTCCTACCAGCCTCTGACCAACTTCAATGGCTCTGACAGCTTCACCTACACCGTCCGAGATGCAGCAGGAGCAACGGCCAATGCCACGGTCAGCGTCGGAGTCAACTCGATTAACGATGCCCCTATTGCTCGCAATGACACCCTGAGCATCAACGAGGATGCAGCTGTAACTCCTATTAACGTTCTAGCTAATGACACTGATGCTGATGGTGACACTCTAACCATCATCAACTTCACTGATGCGACTAAGGGAACGCTGCAATTCAATAACGGCACCTTCAGCTATCAGCCGAATGCCAATGCTAACGGCACCGACAGTTTCACCTACATCATCGACGATGGCAATGGTGGGTCTGCTAGCGCCTCAGTCACTATCAACATCACCTCAATCAACGATGTACCACTGGCTGTCAATGATGCGCTGACTCTAGATGAAGACACCACAGGCAGCATCAACGTCATTGCTAATGACACCGATGGCGACAGCGACCCAATTACGCTGTTCAGCTTTAGTCAGGCTGCTCGGGGCGTGGTGCGAAATAACAATGGCGCCATTACGTACACCCCAAATGCGAATACGAGTGGGACAGACAGCTTTACCTACAGCATTACAGATGGAAGAGGTGGCACCTCGACCGGTACTGTGAATGTCACGATTAACCCTCTGAATGATGCTCCTCTAGCAGTCAACGACAGCGTGACCACTAATGAAGACACACCAGCAACATTTAATGTGTTTACTAACGACACGGATGTAGATGGTGATTCGCTCATTGTGATCAACTTCACTGATCCTGGTAAGGGGAGCGTCACAAGTACAGGTAATGGTTCCTTCACCTACACTCCGAATGCAAATGCCAATGGTTCAGATAGCTTTATCTACATTGTGAATGATGCTAACGGAGGTACGGCGGCAGCTACGGTCAACATCAATATCAACCCAATCAACGACCTACCAATCGCTGTGAATGATTCCGTCACTACTAGTGAAGACACCACAGTTACTACCGTCAATGTGTTGCTGAACGATACAGATGGTGATGGTGATCTACTAACGATTAGTAGTTCTAGCCAAGGTAGCAACGGAGCTGTTACAGACAATGGCAATGGCACCTTCAGCTATACTCCTAACCCTAACTTTAGTGGCACCGATAGCTTTACCTACACCATCTCTGATGGCAGTGGGGGCACAGCTACAGCTACAGTCAACGTTGCGATCGCGGCGGTGAATGACTTGCCGATTACAGGAACTGACTACTTTATTGTTGGTGAAGGAGTTTCTCGTCCGATTAGCGATGCTAATCTCTTGGCTAACGACTTTGATGATGATGATCTGCAAAGCAGTTTGAGGATTATTGGCCTTGCTAGTTCCCCAACTAATGGCAGCATTACTCGAAGTAACACTGGGTTCAATTACACACCAAGAGCAAACTTTAATGGCAACGATAGCTTTAGCTATATCGTTCGTGATGCTCAGGGTGGTACCTCGACAGGTACGGTCAATCTTGTGGTAGCTCGCGACGTTGATAGTCGCTCCAGCTATTCTCTGAACCCTGACAGTAACATTGAGAACGCCACTACCATTCCTCATGCAAGTATCTTGAACGTAGCAGGAGATGGCACGTTTGATTACTACGCCTTTACTGCGGGAGGAAGTACAGCAATTCTTGATATTGACTTCGGTGCGAAACCAACAGGGTCGATCGATACGGAACTATTCCTCTTCGATCAAACGGGTGCTCTTGTCGCTCGAAACGATAATGCTTCGACTGCATTGGGTGCAGGTGGTAGTACATCGGGCCTTGATGCTTATATCAAAGCCAGCAATCTCACAGCAGGTCAGCTATATATAGTTGGAGTTGCTCAGAGCGGGGCTGGCTTCTCGGGTGGTCAGATATTTGGTAACCCACCAAATTCTGGCCAAACTTACAACCTTCACATCTCTGTTGAAGGTCATCCTACATCGGCCTTCTAA